The following is a genomic window from Amycolatopsis cihanbeyliensis.
CCGAAACCTCCGCACGCCGAGTGCGTACGTCAGAAGCGCGCGAGGCACTCGTCCCGGGACGTTGGCCGTACTGGCCGCGGTTCCCGCGCTCGGCGCGGGCGTGGCCCTGCTCGGCCCGGGTCCCGTGCTCGCGGCCGCCCTGCTGGGCACCGCGGCCTGGCTGGCGCGCCGGTCCAGGAGCAGGTTTCGTGCCCGTACCGCCACGTTGGCCGCGCTGGCCGAGGCGTTGCGTGCGGTGGTGGCCGAGCTGCGTGCGGGCACGCATCCCGCCATGGCCGCCGAGTCCGTCGCGACCGAGGCGTCCGCTGGAGCCGCCGCCGTGCTGCGGGCGCTTGCCGGGGCGGTGCGGATGGGCGGCGAGCTCGTGATGCCGGCCGAGGTCGGTCCGGCGGCACAGCGGATCCCCGGCAAGGTGTTGGGCCAGTTGCGTGGTGCCTGGGAACTCGCGCGGCGGCATGGTGTCCCGGTCGCCGAGGTACTCGATGCGGTACGGCGTGACCTGGACGCGACCGTCCGGTTCGCCGGTCAGGCCGAGGCGCGGATGGCCGGCCCACGGGCCGGTGCCGCGGTGCTCGCGGCGTTGCCCGCTTGCGGGATCCTGCTCGGCGAGGCGATGGGTGCCGGTCCGCTGCATGTGCTGACCGGCACCGCGCTGGGACAGCTGCTCTCGGTCGCCGGCGCCGGCCTGATCTGCCTGGGCATGGCATGGACCGTCCGGTTGACGGGGTGGGTGGTGCTATGACGCAGTACGCCATCGCACTTGTCCTGCTGGCGCTCGCCTGCCTGCTGCCCGGTCGCGAGACGGCGACGGCCCGGCTGGCCAGGGTGCTGCCCGCCCCGGCCACTCCGAACCTCCCGCGGTCGCGGTACCTGCGACCCGCCGTGTTCGCCGTACCGCCTGCCGTGCTGGTGGCCGTTCTCGGCGGCTGGCCTTTCGGTGCCGTCGCGGCGATCCCCGCCGGCGCCGCCGTCGCATACTTCCTGCACCGGTCGGACGGTGACCGGGCTCGGCAGGTGGCTGGCGAGGAACCGGCCCGGCTCGCCGCGAGCTGGGACCTGCTGTCGGCGAGCCTGCGCGCCGGGCTACCGGTACCGACGGCCGTGCGTGCCGTAGCTGCCGGGATGCCGCAACGGCAGGCCACGGCCCTGATCGACACCGCCGATCTGCTGGTGCTCGGGGCGGATCCCGCGGAGGCATGGGCCCCGGCAAGGGCGTGTGCCGACACCGCCGAGTTCGCCAGGGCCGCCTGCCGCACCGCGCGGTCAGGCACCGCGCTGGCGGAGGTGGCCGAGGGGCTTGCCGCCCGGATCCGCGCTTCGCTCGGCGATCGAGCCGAGGCACGAGCGCAGCGGGTGGGGGTCCTGGTGGCCGCCCCGCTTGGCCTGTGCTTCCTGCCCGCGTTCCTGTGCTTGGGGGTGGTTCCGGTTGTGGTCGGCCTCGCCAGCCGGCTCAGCATCCTGGCCTGACCAGCATCGACCAGCCCGACCTTTCCACCGATCGACGCCGTTCAGGCGTGGAAGGACTCGACCATGAGCAACAGAACACAGCCGCGCCTGCCCGGCAGGCTTCGTGCCTGGCCCCGTCGGCTCGCCGTCCGCGACGAGGGCATGAGCACGGCCGAGTACGCCATCGGCACCATCGCGGCCGCCGCCTTCGCGGCCCTGCTGTACACGGTGGTGACCGGCGACAACGTGCTCAACGAACTGACCTCCCTTGTCCAGCAAGCCCTCACGACGGAGTTCTGATGTTCACCGCGCGGATTCGTGCCGGTCCCGTCACCGGCAGGGAAGGCGGCCAGGTCACCGTGGAGGCGGCGATCGCACTGTCCGCGCTGCTCGCCGTGTTCGGCCTGATCCTGGCCGGCCTCGGTGCGATCGTCGACCAACTGCGGTGCACCGACGCGGCCAGGGAAGCGGCCCGGTTGGTGGCGCGGGGGCAGCGGCACCTCGCCACCGAAGCGGTTCGCACCATCGGGCCGGACGGGGCGCGGCTGGCCATCCGCGCGGCGGGCGAGGGCGTGACCATCGCCGTCGCCGAGGCACCCGGTACCGGCTCCTTACCAGGGGTGCGAGCACACGCCGAGGCCTATGCCCTGCTGGAGCCGGGGGTCAGGCCACCCCCGGAGGTCGGGGGGAGTACCGATGGCCTGCGCTGAACCGAGCCACGGCGACCGAGGCGCGGCGGTGGTCTGGGCGGCCGGTGCGATCGCGGCCCTGCTCGTGTTGGCGGCCGTCGTCTGCTGGCTCGGCGCCGCCCTCGTGGTCCGGCACCGGGCGGCGGGCGCCGCCGACCTGGCCGCGCTGGGCGCCGCCGGATACGCGATGCGAGGCCAGGAGGCCGCCTGCGCCAGGGCACGCACCGTCGCCGACCGGATGGGCGCCAGGGTCCGGGGCTGCCGGTTGGTCGGCTGGGACGCGCTGGTGCGGGTGGAGGCGCGACCGCCGGACTCGCTCGTCGGCTTCGGTACCGCCACGGCGCAGGCCCGGGCCGGGCCGCCGTGACGGCCGGGCTGGTCCTGGCCGCCGAGCGGTCGTGCACGGTGATGAGACGGGCGGTACGGCCGGCCGGCCGCGCGATGGGCGGGAGGTGGCCCGTTCGGCGGTCGAGCGGTCATCCCCGCACGGTGAGCGGTATCACAGGCGCGAACACCCGGGTGGTGCGCGTGGATGCGGACCGCGACGAGCGGGCCGGTCGGGGCTACGCCGAGCCGGTCATCGGCCGGTGATCTTCAGCCGGACCGTTAGCTCCCCGCTCACTCATCGTTCGTTACCGGCCGGTTGGCGCCAGGGATCTACCGGCTTTTTGCAAATTGCCGTTAAGTCGGGTGTAGCCCCGCCGCCGAACCTCACCCGAGTCTCAAGGGCGGCGGACAGCAGAGAAGTTTCTGGAGGAGGCCGAAGTAACGATGTTGGACACGGACTGGTCGGAAGGCTGGCGAGGAGCGTTCGGAATCGAGCTCCGCGCCGAGGCGATCGGCCTTGCCTGGCGGGGTTGGCCGGTGCTGCCCGGCACCTACCCGGCGGGCGACGACGGCGACCGGGCAGCCGAG
Proteins encoded in this region:
- a CDS encoding TadE family type IV pilus minor pilin, with protein sequence MFTARIRAGPVTGREGGQVTVEAAIALSALLAVFGLILAGLGAIVDQLRCTDAAREAARLVARGQRHLATEAVRTIGPDGARLAIRAAGEGVTIAVAEAPGTGSLPGVRAHAEAYALLEPGVRPPPEVGGSTDGLR
- a CDS encoding type II secretion system F family protein, with product MLSWSALAAGCALLCWPGSTAASRLRVLPGVPDRPCRNLRTPSAYVRSARGTRPGTLAVLAAVPALGAGVALLGPGPVLAAALLGTAAWLARRSRSRFRARTATLAALAEALRAVVAELRAGTHPAMAAESVATEASAGAAAVLRALAGAVRMGGELVMPAEVGPAAQRIPGKVLGQLRGAWELARRHGVPVAEVLDAVRRDLDATVRFAGQAEARMAGPRAGAAVLAALPACGILLGEAMGAGPLHVLTGTALGQLLSVAGAGLICLGMAWTVRLTGWVVL
- a CDS encoding type II secretion system F family protein gives rise to the protein MTQYAIALVLLALACLLPGRETATARLARVLPAPATPNLPRSRYLRPAVFAVPPAVLVAVLGGWPFGAVAAIPAGAAVAYFLHRSDGDRARQVAGEEPARLAASWDLLSASLRAGLPVPTAVRAVAAGMPQRQATALIDTADLLVLGADPAEAWAPARACADTAEFARAACRTARSGTALAEVAEGLAARIRASLGDRAEARAQRVGVLVAAPLGLCFLPAFLCLGVVPVVVGLASRLSILA
- a CDS encoding DUF4244 domain-containing protein; its protein translation is MSNRTQPRLPGRLRAWPRRLAVRDEGMSTAEYAIGTIAAAAFAALLYTVVTGDNVLNELTSLVQQALTTEF
- a CDS encoding Rv3654c family TadE-like protein, translated to MACAEPSHGDRGAAVVWAAGAIAALLVLAAVVCWLGAALVVRHRAAGAADLAALGAAGYAMRGQEAACARARTVADRMGARVRGCRLVGWDALVRVEARPPDSLVGFGTATAQARAGPP